From the genome of Symphalangus syndactylus isolate Jambi chromosome 13, NHGRI_mSymSyn1-v2.1_pri, whole genome shotgun sequence:
TTGAAGTTGAAATGGACGAAATACGTTTATACATCTTCCAAGCTCTCTGTGCGTGTGATGGGTAAGGAACCAGCTCCAGGACTAGCCACAGGGGAAGGTCATGGGGTCCGTAGGGCAGGGCTGGGACGGGAGCCCCGTCTTGGGAGGTGGGTACCATTAAGCGTGTTGGGCTCAGGGGAGGAGCTGGACCAGAGACTGGGCTTCCCCCTGGGTGAAACCTCAGACCCCCATCCTGATCCTGCGTCCCCATCTCCTCACCAGCCCTGACCCACAGGCCCAACATCTCCATCCCAGGGACCCTGGAGTCTGGCTGCTCCAGGACCCTGACCTGCTCTGTGCCCTGGGCCTGTAAGCAGGGGACGCCCCCTATCTTCTCCTGGATGTCAgctgcccccacctccctgggCCCCAGGACCACCCAGTCCTCGGTGCTCACAATCACCCCACAGCCTCAGGACCACAGCACCAACCTCACCTGTCAGGTGACGTTCCCTGGAGCCGGCGTGACCGTGGAGAGAACCATCCAGCTCAATGTCTCCTGTGAGTGCTGGGCCAGGACGCCCGGGTCCCTGAGGGTGTGGGGGGACAGGGCAGGGCTGAGCCAGAGCTTAAAGTTGAAGACCTGGTGGCCAAAGAGGAGAGCCCCCTTCCCTGTTTTCATGGCTCCTGAGGGGAAGGCCCCATGCCTACCATCCCCATTCAGGCATGTTGAGGCAGCCACCTCTTTCCACCCCAGATGCTCCACAGAAAGTGGCCATCAGCATCTTCCAAGGAAACAGCACAGGTAGGAACCAGCCTGTCCTGTTCTCTCCAGGGCCAGATGGAAGCAGAGTGGGGACTAACGGGGATCAATATGAGAAGCCAGGACTAAGGTTTCCATAGACTTCAAAGCCCTGAACTGAGTCTTTGCTCACCCCCAGCCTTTGTCGCCTCATCCGCAGGAGCTGCGACACCCCTCGCACTGCCCCTTCTCTCTTGCTTGTTTTCCTACTGCCGCAGGCATCTCCATGGTCCAGGAATGGCACTTCTCTTCCACGACGCTGTCCACAGCCCCTGCTCCCCTCTCTGCAGGACAGCCTGGGCAGCTCCAGGGAAATGGTCTGGGCTTTTCTGAAGACCTGAGGCCCCCACTTTACTAGTCTCCCCCTCAGAGCTAGTGTGGACCCCACAGGAGGAGAGGGACATCAGTGCCTTGCCCCTACACCCCGTCTCTCACTCTCGGCACCTCTCTCCCCAAAGCCTTCAAAATCCTGCAAAACACCTCGTCCCTCCCCGTCCTGGAGGGCCAGGCTCTGCGGCTGCTCTGTGATGCTGACAGCAACCCCCCTGCACACCTGAGCTGGTTCCAGGGCTTCCCCGCCCTGAACGCCACCCCCATCTCCAATACCGGGGTCCTGGAGCTGCCTCAAGTAGGGTCTGCAGAAGAAGGAGATTTCACCTGCCGTGCTCAGCATCCTCTGGGCTCCCTGCAAATCTCTCTGAGTCTCTTTGTGCATCGTGAGTGTGGGGGAAGGTGCGCGAGAGTGTGGGCAGCTGGGCGACAACTCCATAGTATTCAGAGAAGAGGCCCCTGCTAAGTCCTGTCCTCCCTCCCCAGACCCCTCACAACTGCTGGGACCCTCCTACCTCTGGGAGGCTTAGAGTCCACACTGCAGTGGCTCCTCCCTGCACTGGCAGCTTGGGGAGGGGATGCTGGAGGGATGGGAACAGCAGCCATGGCTCCTTCACAGTCACCCCCAGCCAGCCGGTCCCTTGGCCAACAGCTCCCTGAGCCTCTGCCAGGGATTCAGCTCAAGTCTCAGACTCAGCTTTGAGGCCCAGAACATCCCAGAGCAGCTCTGTCCCAGCTGCTGCCAGGTCAGGAGTCTGCTAAGAGGTGATAACTGGGGGAAGAGAAGCCTGGGTCCTTGTatgagtttgctagggctgccataacaaagcactTCAAAGTGCATGACTTAAACAATAGGGATTTATTGTCTCATGGTTCtcaaggtcagaagtccaagatcatgtATGGTGTTAGAGTTGGTTCCTTTCgaggctgtgagggagaatctcTTCCATGCTCCttccctggcttctggtggtttcCTGGgagtctttggcattccttggcttgaagGAGCCTTGCCTCGACCTCTGACTTAATCTTCACATGGTGGTGTCTGTGTCCACATGTGCGTCTGTGTccacattttccctttttttttgagagagagagagtttcactctgttaccaggttggaatgcaatggtgccatcttggctcactgcaacatggTAATCTGACatgtgcaacctccacctcccgggttcaaaagattctcctgcctcagcctcctgagtagctggcactacaggcgcccaccactatgcccagctaatttttatattttgagtagagatgtggtttcaccatgttggccaggatggtctcgatctcctgacctcgtggtctgccagccccggcctcccaaagtgatgggattacaggtgtgaaccaccacaccctacccacattttcccctttttataaggacaacagtcatattggattagggctcaccctGATCCAGGAAGACCTCATTGTAACTAATTACATCAGCTATGACCCTTCTCCAAATCAGCTCACGCTCTGAggtgctgggggttaggacttcaaaatAGGAATTGTAGGGAGACATAATTCAACCCCTAACTGCTCCAGAGAAATGAAGCTTTGAGAAGATGTTTCCAAGGCCCAGACCAGAGTGGCTGGGGGCACAACATCCTCAGTCTTGcagttgggggaagggggagtcATGGAGAGAGAAGAGGCTGGTTCCGGGTTCACAGGGCAGTGAAATGGTGAGTGACTGAGTCCTGGATGGGGGTGGTCACAttagtggaaggtgaagaggaatgGCTGTTGGGAGGATGTCCTGGAATTGGAACTGGAGTTCACTCAAAATTCAAATTATAGGGAAACCAGAAGGCAGGGCTGGTGGTGTCCTGGGAGCAGTCTGGGGAGCTGGCATCACAGCCCTGGTTTTCCTCTGTGTTTGCTTCATCTTCAGGTGAGAGTGTGCTCCAGGGAGGCACAGAAAGACTTGATGTGGGAAGGGCACACAGGTGGCAGAATCTCAGAAAACCTGAGTGGAGGAAAATGGGGTGCTTGGGAAAGTCGAGAGTGAGGAAAGGGAGGGTAGTGGTGGTGTGAATTACCCCGTTGACCAGCTAAACCAAGCATGGGGTCTCTTTGAAACCATggtccaactcttgggctcatgtgAGCACCTGGACCTCTTCATTACTTCTGTACTCTCCATAGGGAGTGGGGAGATGGTTCTCTTTTGGGGAAAGAGGCTCCAAATAACCAGGCTGAAAGGCTTAGGGCTGTTCCCTCAGAATGAAGACTAGAAGGAAGAAAGCAGCCCAGCCAGTGCAAAACACGGATGATGTGAACCTCGTCATGGTCTCAGGCTCCAGGGTGAGTGACAGAGACCTTAATTTCCATTCA
Proteins encoded in this window:
- the SIGLEC6 gene encoding sialic acid-binding Ig-like lectin 6 isoform X2; the protein is MLPLLLPLLWAGALAQEWRFQLEGPESLTVQEGLCVLVPCRLPTTSTSNSDYGYWFLEGADVPVATNDPHEEVQEETRGRFHLLWDPRRKNCSLSIRDARRRDNAAYFFRLKLKWTKYVYTSSKLSVRVMALTHRPNISIPGTLESGCSRTLTCSVPWACKQGTPPIFSWMSAAPTSLGPRTTQSSVLTITPQPQDHSTNLTCQVTFPGAGVTVERTIQLNVSYAPQKVAISIFQGNSTAFKILQNTSSLPVLEGQALRLLCDADSNPPAHLSWFQGFPALNATPISNTGVLELPQVGSAEEGDFTCRAQHPLGSLQISLSLFVHRKPEGRAGGVLGAVWGAGITALVFLCVCFIFRMKTRRKKAAQPVQNTDDVNLVMVSGSRGHQHQFQTGIVSDHPAEAGPISEDEQELHYAFLRFHKVQLQEPKVTDTEYSEIKIHK
- the SIGLEC6 gene encoding sialic acid-binding Ig-like lectin 6 isoform X5, which encodes MLPLLLPLLWAGALAQEWRFQLEGPESLTVQEGLCVLVPCRLPTTSTSNSDYGYWFLEGADVPVATNDPHEEVQEETRGRFHLLWDPRRKNCSLSIRDARRRDNAAYFFRLKLKWTKYVYTSSKLSVRVMALTHRPNISIPGTLESGCSRTLTCSVPWACKQGTPPIFSWMSAAPTSLGPRTTQSSVLTITPQPQDHSTNLTCQVTFPGAGVTVERTIQLNVSYAPQKVAISIFQGNSTAFKILQNTSSLPVLEGQALRLLCDADSNPPAHLSWFQGFPALNATPISNTGVLELPQVGSAEEGDFTCRAQHPLGSLQISLSLFVHRKPEGRAGGVLGAVWGAGITALVFLCVCFIFRMKTRRKKAAQPVQNTDDVNLVMVSGSRPGVVHACSPSYTGG
- the SIGLEC6 gene encoding sialic acid-binding Ig-like lectin 6 isoform X6; this encodes MLPLLLPLLWAGADVPVATNDPHEEVQEETRGRFHLLWDPRRKNCSLSIRDARRRDNAAYFFRLKLKWTKYVYTSSKLSVRVMALTHRPNISIPGTLESGCSRTLTCSVPWACKQGTPPIFSWMSAAPTSLGPRTTQSSVLTITPQPQDHSTNLTCQVTFPGAGVTVERTIQLNVSYAPQKVAISIFQGNSTAFKILQNTSSLPVLEGQALRLLCDADSNPPAHLSWFQGFPALNATPISNTGVLELPQVGSAEEGDFTCRAQHPLGSLQISLSLFVHRKPEGRAGGVLGAVWGAGITALVFLCVCFIFRMKTRRKKAAQPVQNTDDVNLVMVSGSRGHQHQFQTGIVSDHPAEAGPISEDEQELHYAFLRFHKVQLQEPKVTDTEYSEIKIHK
- the SIGLEC6 gene encoding sialic acid-binding Ig-like lectin 6 isoform X3 yields the protein MLPLLLPLLWAGALAQEWRFQLEGPESLTVQEGLCVLVPCRLPTTSTSNSDYGYWFLEGADVPVATNDPHEEVQEETRGRFHLLWDPRRKNCSLSIRDARRRDNAAYFFRLKLKWTKYVYTSSKLSVRVMALTHRPNISIPGTLESGCSRTLTCSVPWACKQGTPPIFSWMSAAPTSLGPRTTQSSVLTITPQPQDHSTNLTCQVTFPGAGVTVERTIQLNVSSFKILQNTSSLPVLEGQALRLLCDADSNPPAHLSWFQGFPALNATPISNTGVLELPQVGSAEEGDFTCRAQHPLGSLQISLSLFVHRKPEGRAGGVLGAVWGAGITALVFLCVCFIFRMKTRRKKAAQPVQNTDDVNLVMVSGSRGHQHQFQTGIVSDHPAEAGPISEDEQELHYAFLRFHKVQLQEPKVTDTEYSEIKIHK
- the SIGLEC6 gene encoding sialic acid-binding Ig-like lectin 6 isoform X1 translates to MLPLLLPLLWAGALAQEWRFQLEGPESLTVQEGLCVLVPCRLPTTSTSNSDYGYWFLEGADVPVATNDPHEEVQEETRGRFHLLWDPRRKNCSLSIRDARRRDNAAYFFRLKLKWTKYVYTSSKLSVRVMALTHRPNISIPGTLESGCSRTLTCSVPWACKQGTPPIFSWMSAAPTSLGPRTTQSSVLTITPQPQDHSTNLTCQVTFPGAGVTVERTIQLNVSCMLRQPPLSTPDAPQKVAISIFQGNSTAFKILQNTSSLPVLEGQALRLLCDADSNPPAHLSWFQGFPALNATPISNTGVLELPQVGSAEEGDFTCRAQHPLGSLQISLSLFVHRKPEGRAGGVLGAVWGAGITALVFLCVCFIFRMKTRRKKAAQPVQNTDDVNLVMVSGSRGHQHQFQTGIVSDHPAEAGPISEDEQELHYAFLRFHKVQLQEPKVTDTEYSEIKIHK
- the SIGLEC6 gene encoding sialic acid-binding Ig-like lectin 6 isoform X11, encoding MLPLLLPLLWAGALAQEWRFQLEGPESLTVQEGLCVLVPCRLPTTSTSNSDYGYWFLEGADVPVATNDPHEEVQEETRGRFHLLWDPRRKNCSLSIRDARRRDNAAYFFRLKLKWTKYVYTSSKLSVRVMALTHRPNISIPGTLESGCSRTLTCSVPWACKQGTPPIFSWMSAAPTSLGPRTTQSSVLTITPQPQDHSTNLTCQVTFPGAGVTVERTIQLNVSSFKILQNTSSLPVLEGQALRLLCDADSNPPAHLSWFQGFPALNATPISNTGVLELPQVGSAEEGDFTCRAQHPLGSLQISLSLFVHREWKPEGRAGGVLGAVWGAGITALVFLCVCFIFRMKTRRKKAAQPVQNTDDVNLVMVSGSRGHQHQFQTGIVSDHPAEAGPISEDEQELHYAFLRFHKVQLQEPKVTDTEYSEIKIHK
- the SIGLEC6 gene encoding sialic acid-binding Ig-like lectin 6 isoform X9, whose protein sequence is MLPLLLPLLWAGALAQEWRFQLEGPESLTVQEGLCVLVPCRLPTTSTSNSDYGYWFLEGADVPVATNDPHEEVQEETRGRFHLLWDPRRKNCSLSIRDARRRDNAAYFFRLKLKWTKYVYTSSKLSVRVMALTHRPNISIPGTLESGCSRTLTCSVPWACKQGTPPIFSWMSAAPTSLGPRTTQSSVLTITPQPQDHSTNLTCQVTFPGAGVTVERTIQLNVSCMLRQPPLSTPDAPQKVAISIFQGNSTAFKILQNTSSLPVLEGQALRLLCDADSNPPAHLSWFQGFPALNATPISNTGVLELPQVGSAEEGDFTCRAQHPLGSLQISLSLFVHRKPEGRAGGVLGAVWGAGITALVFLCVCFIFRVISTSSRQA
- the SIGLEC6 gene encoding sialic acid-binding Ig-like lectin 6 isoform X10, which gives rise to MLPLLLPLLWAGALAQEWRFQLEGPESLTVQEGLCVLVPCRLPTTSTSNSDYGYWFLEGADVPVATNDPHEEVQEETRGRFHLLWDPRRKNCSLSIRDARRRDNAAYFFRLKLKWTKYVYTSSKLSVRVMALTHRPNISIPGTLESGCSRTLTCSVPWACKQGTPPIFSWMSAAPTSLGPRTTQSSVLTITPQPQDHSTNLTCQVTFPGAGVTVERTIQLNVSYAPQKVAISIFQGNSTAFKILQNTSSLPVLEGQALRLLCDADSNPPAHLSWFQGFPALNATPISNTGVLELPQVGSAEEGDFTCRAQHPLGSLQISLSLFVHREWKPEGRAGGVLGAVWGAGITALVFLCVCFIFRMKTRRKKAAQPVQNTDDVNLVMVSGSRGHQHQFQTGIVSDHPAEAGPISEDEQELHYAFLRFHKVQLQEPKVTDTEYSEIKIHK
- the SIGLEC6 gene encoding sialic acid-binding Ig-like lectin 6 isoform X7 — translated: MLPLLLPLLWAGALAQEWRFQLEGPESLTVQEGLCVLVPCRLPTTSTSNSDYGYWFLEGADVPVATNDPHEEVQEETRGRFHLLWDPRRKNCSLSIRDARRRDNAAYFFRLKLKWTKYVYTSSKLSVRVMALTHRPNISIPGTLESGCSRTLTCSVPWACKQGTPPIFSWMSAAPTSLGPRTTQSSVLTITPQPQDHSTNLTCQVTFPGAGVTVERTIQLNVSSFKILQNTSSLPVLEGQALRLLCDADSNPPAHLSWFQGFPALNATPISNTGVLELPQVGSAEEGDFTCRAQHPLGSLQISLSLFVHRKPEGRAGGVLGAVWGAGITALVFLCVCFIFRMKTRRKKAAQPVQNTDDVNLVMVSGSRPGVVHACSPSYTGG
- the SIGLEC6 gene encoding sialic acid-binding Ig-like lectin 6 isoform X12, producing MLPLLLPLLWAGALAQEWRFQLEGPESLTVQEGLCVLVPCRLPTTSTSNSDYGYWFLEGADVPVATNDPHEEVQEETRGRFHLLWDPRRKNCSLSIRDARRRDNAAYFFRLKLKWTKYVYTSSKLSVRVMALTHRPNISIPGTLESGCSRTLTCSVPWACKQGTPPIFSWMSAAPTSLGPRTTQSSVLTITPQPQDHSTNLTCQVTFPGAGVTVERTIQLNVSYAPQKVAISIFQGNSTAFKILQNTSSLPVLEGQALRLLCDADSNPPAHLSWFQGFPALNATPISNTGVLELPQVGSAEEGDFTCRAQHPLGSLQISLSLFVHREWSSAPVPDRHSFRPSC
- the SIGLEC6 gene encoding sialic acid-binding Ig-like lectin 6 isoform X4 → MLPLLLPLLWAGALAQEWRFQLEGPESLTVQEGLCVLVPCRLPTTSTSNSDYGYWFLEGADVPVATNDPHEEVQEETRGRFHLLWDPRRKNCSLSIRDARRRDNAAYFFRLKLKWTKYVYTSSKLSVRVMALTHRPNISIPGTLESGCSRTLTCSVPWACKQGTPPIFSWMSAAPTSLGPRTTQSSVLTITPQPQDHSTNLTCQVTFPGAGVTVERTIQLNVSCMLRQPPLSTPDAPQKVAISIFQGNSTAFKILQNTSSLPVLEGQALRLLCDADSNPPAHLSWFQGFPALNATPISNTGVLELPQVGSAEEGDFTCRAQHPLGSLQISLSLFVHRKPEGRAGGVLGAVWGAGITALVFLCVCFIFRMKTRRKKAAQPVQNTDDVNLVMVSGSRPGVVHACSPSYTGG
- the SIGLEC6 gene encoding sialic acid-binding Ig-like lectin 6 isoform X13; amino-acid sequence: MLPLLLPLLWAGALAQEWRFQLEGPESLTVQEGLCVLVPCRLPTTSTSNSDYGYWFLEGADVPVATNDPHEEVQEETRGRFHLLWDPRRKNCSLSIRDARRRDNAAYFFRLKLKWTKYVYTSSKLSVRVMGTLESGCSRTLTCSVPWACKQGTPPIFSWMSAAPTSLGPRTTQSSVLTITPQPQDHSTNLTCQVTFPGAGVTVERTIQLNVSYAPQKVAISIFQGNSTAFKILQNTSSLPVLEGQALRLLCDADSNPPAHLSWFQGFPALNATPISNTGVLELPQVGSAEEGDFTCRAQHPLGSLQISLSLFVHREWSSAPVPDRHSFRPSC
- the SIGLEC6 gene encoding sialic acid-binding Ig-like lectin 6 isoform X8, whose translation is MLPLLLPLLWAGADVPVATNDPHEEVQEETRGRFHLLWDPRRKNCSLSIRDARRRDNAAYFFRLKLKWTKYVYTSSKLSVRVMALTHRPNISIPGTLESGCSRTLTCSVPWACKQGTPPIFSWMSAAPTSLGPRTTQSSVLTITPQPQDHSTNLTCQVTFPGAGVTVERTIQLNVSSFKILQNTSSLPVLEGQALRLLCDADSNPPAHLSWFQGFPALNATPISNTGVLELPQVGSAEEGDFTCRAQHPLGSLQISLSLFVHRKPEGRAGGVLGAVWGAGITALVFLCVCFIFRMKTRRKKAAQPVQNTDDVNLVMVSGSRGHQHQFQTGIVSDHPAEAGPISEDEQELHYAFLRFHKVQLQEPKVTDTEYSEIKIHK